The Ochotona princeps isolate mOchPri1 chromosome 17, mOchPri1.hap1, whole genome shotgun sequence genome segment AATACTGTTTGTTCTCTTGATGGAAGACTGTGGCAAATGATGTTAGGATTCTACCTCCAGTTCCCAATCCTTCTCAGTCTAACTTGAGACGGTTTCTTAGCCAGACTACATGGTAGGAACATAGAACCACATGAAGATCAGTGGTTTAAAATGTGTGCTGCAACCTGGAATAGAGGGCTCCATTTTCATAGATGTCAGCTCCATACTGAAAACCCAGCCTTGCTGTAAGATTCTGGACTCTCGaccattgcttatacctacaatgtcagtatacacttaaatagaagaatgatggacttgtgatgtTGGTCTGGATGATGCAACAAAGGTTTGGAATTATGAACTCCATGGCCAAAGCACTGTATACACTACATTGTATAGGGGTGGGTCTACTGATCTCAGGTCCAGTGTGTAGGAGTTTATGATGCGGGTCAATCTCATAGACCCTTTATAATACAGCTGCTTGAGGACCTTTTGCAGAATAGGCAAACTAATATAAAGATCTGTATTCCCTCAATCAGAAACAGTATCCGTCCATGTTTCCCCAAAGATAGTATATATTATTAGGTGCTTAGTATTCGTCTCCTGCTGCTAGATCAGAAATTTAGCAGCTGTAGAGAGTAAGATGGTGATGTAGGGTGAAGACAGGTTTAAACTGATGGATAATCATTAGCTAGGGTGAAGCAGACAGGGTAGATTCCAGAAAATAGAGGAACAGGACAGGCCCACAGCAGAGGTGCACCTGCAGAcctgtggacatggggaagcaacagagatgACAGaacagtgttgcagtgaccagatactccaGCACCTGTCAGCAATCGGCGATTGACAATCAGAGCTCCACCTgcggccaggtgggaaggggagttcaccaggagctcaggagatgaacccagacacaggggattaatatccaggattaccaaagagcttcagaaactcagtggcagcaaaaacaaagcaaaacaaaacaaatccccAAAatcaaccctgtgaagaaatgggagaagaaaataaatagacatttttttcaaaagaacaaattcaaatggctaacagatataGGGAAAAAATGTTCTaactccctagctgtcagggaaatacaaatgaaaagcacactgaggttccacctaactccagtgagattggcatacattcagaactctaccaacAGTGTCTTCCTTACTGTTGGTTGGAATGTATGCTAGTAAAAACActacagaagtcagtatggataatactaagacaactgaaaattgacctgccatatgacccagctatcccacttctgcaaatataaacaaaggaaatgaattttgcatatgagaaagggatctgtaatcctatattacagcaacacaatctacaatggcaaagatatagaaacaacccagatgcctgtcaaaagaggagtgggtaaagaaactgagaaacatctactccatgcaatactactcagccatcaaaaagaatgaaactctaccatctgcaaccaaatggtaccaactagagaccactgtgctcagtgaaataaagcacctccttgcaaaatacaagatcaatggcCCTTTCGATTCTGTTTTTGCTACATGTCATGAAttttagtgtttttgtttttattttcattcctccaaaatttgtttcttcttatttttttccctcacccTAGGccgtacagtagcatcattttcttcaagaagtttttttattttcttcataatttcttcagcgatacattggtcattcagtagcacattatttaattttatgttgtaaactttctctttttcttgctgttgattttgttttatgacttttcatttaaggggatgtatagtaactgaaactatccatatgtgaagatacaatacagtatgcatctctacttgcaatCAAGATgaacccccaatgaaactgttaaacatatcttaacaataagatgctggactctgtgccattgtccatacatacaatgtcaggacacacttaaagagTGAAATTATGAACTTATGGTTgtgtatgaaggactatactattgtaataatataggagaaaccaATAGGAGAGAGGGATTtgtggagaaaggaagagaaattccagagcctaaggaagtgtatcataaaataataaaatactcgTTTTAAAATTCAGCAGTCGATATTCTTGTTGGCTACAgtcaagtcatttaaaaaaaatacaacatgaCAGCCCTGTAGGGGCTGGGAAAGGACATGTGATACAAATCTGGGACACAAGTATCTTACTGATGCATCCATAATATTCAGATTTCTTACTGATCAGGTCGACATGGTGTAAGATTCCCCAGCAAGATGTTCTACAGAATGCCCTAGAGTCTACACCCCTATGAACTCTATTGTGATAAGGAGAACAGGCAAAGCCTTGGGTCAGGATGATGAACTTAAATTGCTCTCTGCTCGTTTGAGCTCAACATATTTCTGGCTCTCTTTCTTCACAGGAAATTTAAAGGACCCTCTGGTCAATTCAGTGGACACATACCCAATAATAGGAATTATGTCAATGTATCCCAACAAGGATTCTGCATCCATGTCATGAACTACAGTTGGGTCTCTCTCATTCCACTGTCCTCTGCCGTAATTAGGGTTTCCATGGGTGAATACCTGGGAATGTGATGTGATTTACTTCCCCTACAATAGTTCAGGTTTGTAGGCAGCGTTAACCGCTGACTTTGCTTACTAGTCAGATGGTGGATGGTAGGTGATGGCCAGGGCTTTGCCTCGGTCTTGCTCAGACACCAGTTGTGTCTTCTTAGCCCAGTGAATGCGTGTGCtggatctttttgttgttgttaaattgattttcatctttgatagttatgcaattttctttctttttcagtatGAACAGCTTCAATTTCCTAGCCCAACAGACATGTGTTGGATCAAATGTAAATGGATAAACGGACACTAGGTGTGTCTGGACATAGCAGACAGACCAACTGAGCCAAGACCCCATTTACTCTCTTATTGTGGCTGTCAAATTCATATTGCCACATTCGGGATATCCAACTGTCAATATCAACTCAGATTTCATATCAGCCAATATCCTCTTCTATGAATTTGAAAGCACGAGTGAATGAAGAAGTGATGTCAATCAAGTGCTTGTTAGGGAAGCAGATATGATACAATTTTGCAAAGACCTCAGTTCAGACATTAATGACTTTAAAGCACGTAGAAAAGCCACCAGGGTTACTAAGTTGTCTTTGCCACCTGCTTTGTAGAACAAGGAGATATAGAAAAGCTGGCTGTGTTTATCATGTTAACACAATAGTGACTCATAAACGTGTTTGGGCTATTTGCATCTGAAAAGCTTTCAACACATTCTCACTATGAACTCATGTATGCAAATGTTCCTGATCTAGTAGctcctttctatgtaactttgcTTGAATCTTATTATTTCACAAATGTTAACAGCCTTATTAAGCAGGAATAAATATTAGGACTATGCGGTTTATTGATATATGGAAACATCATAATATATCCAATCGGCAAATAGATCTATGGCTTCAAGTGCCTAAATTCTTTATTGTGAAAACATCCACAACGCTATCTGCTAGGGCTTTTGTGGGACATCTATATCACATGATGTATGGTCCTCTCTGGTGCAATGGTACGcagagatggaaaaatccacaacataatcaaaacatAAACATTTTATTGCTGAATTTTCATTTAAGAACATCTTATTTTTTTGCCATAGAAATGTGGAGAATCTGGTCACCTTTTATATGGGAAAGATTATGTCCCTTTAACCTTCGTATCTTCAAGGTAGATTTGTCCTGTTGTCCAAATCTTTCCATCCACCTTACCCACTGTGAATACATCATCACGCTCTAAAGCAGTTGTGTTCAACTGGGTTGAGAAATATGGAAAACAGACCGAGAGAAATCACTATCAACCCACATGATGCCTCGTGCACAATGATAAAGAGAGTAACAAGAGGACCAGCGTCACATGAGAGATTTCCTTAAACTCCACGAGAATGAACTACAGCGGTTGATCAGGAAGAACTTGCAGATGAATCTTAACACATCAGGAAAGGCAATACTGCTTCCTACCTCATCTGAAAATGTATGCAGGAAAAGAAACCTACATAATGATATAATCACGTACTTATCAAGACAAACAATAACAAGGAAAGAGCATCACACCTGATGACAGCATCTCTCAGCAGGGTATAAAGGAGGCTGCGAGTCCAGGAGACATCCACACCTGTCAAACCCACCTTCTGTAAACCCACACACCACCTCCATCCTCTGACACCATGGTCAACTCCTGTTGTGGTTCTGTGTGCTCTGAGCAGGAGACCTGCTGccgccccagctgctgccagacctcctgctgccgcccccgctgctgcatctccagctgctgccctACCCCCTGCTGCAGACCGCAATGTTGCCAGTCTGTGTGCTGCCAGCCCACATGCTGCAGACCCACCTgctgcatctccagctgctgcaagcccCCATGCTGCCAGCCTACTTGCTGTCGCCCCACCTGCTGCATCTCTAGCTGCTGCCAGCCCACTTGCTGCAGGCCCACCTgctgcatctccagctgctgccagcccacATGCTGCCAGCCCACGTGCTGCAGACCCACCTGTtgcatctccagctgctgccagcccacATGCTGCCAGCCCACGTGCTGCAGACCCACCTGTtgcatctccagctgctgcaagcCTCCGTGCTGCCAGCCCACTTGCTGCAGACCCACCTgctgcatctccagctgctgcaagcccCCGTGCTGCCAGCCCACTTGCTGCAGACCCACCTgctgcatctccagctgctgcaagcccCCGTGCTGCCAGCCCACATGCTGTcgccccacctgctgcagctctAGTTGCTGCCAGCCTCCGTGTCTCCAGACCACCTGCTGCAGAACCCAGTGCTgccgccccagctgctgcactgtgtccacctgctgctgccctagctgctccagtgCTTCTTGCTGCTAAGCATTATGGCCGAGACTCACCTGGTTTTCAACAGCCTATACTCTTGAGGTAGTCTGCCCACGAGCTGTTTCAGGAGAGGCTGATTCTTGACGCCCATTTCAACTGCATTTTTGATTGCCTTTGGCCCTCAAATAGATCACCTCCAATCCATACcatgtatctctctctttcccaaggAACCCACATTTGAACCTTCTCATATCTGTGTACTACCAAGTCACTGCAATTGAAATGTTTGGTCTGTGTCATAGTTTCTCATATGGAGATATTCCTGCATCTTGAATAAATTTGAATTGTCAACTCATACAAATGTAAGGGCTCTGTGTTTGATTGTTCCATGTTGCATTTTCAAAGCTTGGTAGGAAATACTGTTTGTTCTCTTGATGGAAGACTGTGGCAAATGATGTTAGGATTCTACCTCCAGTTCCCAATCCTTCTCAGTCTAACTTGAGATGGTTTCTTAATCCAGGTTGGTCCTCTTTCTGCCTGCTGACTCTCCCTGGAGGACGAATTCATGGGCAGGAGAGTAGGAACCTCTGTG includes the following:
- the LOC131482437 gene encoding keratin-associated protein 4-12-like → MVNSCCGSVCSEQETCCRPSCCQTSCCRPRCCISSCCPTPCCRPQCCQSVCCQPTCCISSCCKPPCCQPTCCRPTCCISSCCKPPCCQPTCCRPTCCSSSCCQPPCLQTTCCRTQCCRPSCCTVSTCCCPSCSSASCC